TAGTAACTATGTGGAAATCAACAAAGTATTTCCCATCTACGATAATTCGGTTACATACCAATATCACCACTCCAGCGTACATCAATGGACACTCACAGAAAATTAGGGATCTTGTGAGGAATAACAATTTATCCGTCAATCAAAATTATTCATAGCATGTATGCTGATTGCATCAGCAATAAGGATATtttccggcattagggggagataagtaccataaagaatgccgagaaataaattagaaatgttattgacattcaatccttatatccacgtactcaaagaatctaaactagaagtttagagaatcatatatttgcaacacattgcaaatttgCCACATACATTTACTGATGACAAGGTGTCACTAAATTCTATATTCCTGCAGTAAAGTGttagaaagagtggaggtacctgaTAAACCACTCTTCTCCCAAAATGAGACCAAGAGGGGGAGAAAATCTGACAACACGAGATATAACTTCTCATATGCTTCCGCGGAAACAGAGGAAATCAAAACCTTAACCAGTAAATGtaattcaacatcaagttgaaagacacctcactggatgctcatcatccaaagcccGACATAAATGTGCACAAATGTTTTGGTGCCGGGACATCGAAACGCCTTGACTCCATTTGTTATAGGAAATCACAAGGAGTTAAAAAGGAATAAATATATTATCCACAAACTTCAATCATTCCATCAGACTCGTATAAACTAAAGACTACACTTGTCGACATATATTTCTTCTCAAATTGCTAAACCTTTTGGGCCCCGAACCAAAATCCATGGTAGAGTGCCTCTTGCACTCATATTGGTTCACATAAAAGGAAGTAAGTAATGAAGAATAGCACTCGCTCTACAAATGAATAGTATTTACCGCAGTAATACCTACTCCCCATAAGTATCTTCCATATGGAATACTAAAAACTTCTCATTCATAGACAAAgtcaatgaggtggtgagaaagcAAGGCTTGTAGCAAAAGGGTTCACGCAGAGACCCGACATCGATTATGATGTAACATACCCTCTTGGTATGAGTGGAATTATGTTTCGATACTAAATATCATtggcaataataataataataataataatatccaTGCAGTTGATGGATGAAGTGGCTACATACTCATATGAGTCACTCATTTCGGAAATCTCTATTCAAGTCCCTGAAGGGCTTATACTTCCGAATCCAAAAGCAAATCGTAACAAGTTTTGTGTAAAACTTTATAAGTCACTCTTTGACTTGAAATAGTCGGAAATCATATGGTACTACCGACTAAATGAGTTCCTTCTTCAAAAGGAGTACTCAAAGAATGATGATTGCTTATGTGTTAATAAGGGAATCCCAAATTTGATTTCCTTATATCACTTAGTGTATATCAATGACTTCATCATCAATGTCTATACAAGACCTAAACACACAAAAAATCATCTCAAGACGAAAAATTTGGATTAAACCAAATTTAGCTTAAGTTTATAACTTGAGCATTCTCTCAAGCATACATATCAGTCTACATATATCCAAAGCATATAtgagaagttcaatatggatataTCACACCAACAAAACGTATATGGTCGATATGAGGAATATTAAATTATATCTCAAGTTCACAATAAATCTTGGACAATTCCATCAGGAAAATCAAGATTTGACCATGATATGATATATGATATTGGCTCTTTACTTGATCCCAACAAAGCCATATCAATGACTGAATTTGATGTAATAGCCTTCTTATGAAAGTCATCTAAATAGAATTTAACGGCTACTTCCACTTATCATTCTCATAATTGCTTTATATAAAGGCATTGAAAATATGCTTAGCTTAGCAGAATGATTAACCACACTCAAAACCATGTCGTTGAGATTCATCAGAATAAagtaacttgatttatcaagatgcTACCACTTGTGTTACTCAATACATACAGATTATATGAAGAGCGATATCACAAAGCATATTGCTCGAGATTACTTATCCTGATGAATTATAGAAAAGTGATGAAAAATTTGCAAGTAAAATACTGTGAAAATCCAAcagattattcacaatggcatgaTCATGTCAATGAAATTGGTACGAGATATCCTCGAGATTTGCAAACTTCACGGGGAGTAATCTCCCAAACTATAACCTGTTAACAATCATCAAATTACAtatattgtactctttttcccttcatgagttttcCCTCATGGTTTCTCATAAAAGGTTTTTAATGAGACAATATTGATACAAGTGTTCACATATGTCATGTCAGtttctccttatatttttcccattgggttttaaaggagttttcagTGACATATCAGATCGCACTCTTTTCCTTATGAGTTTTCTCTCAAAGTTTCTCATAAtggtttttaatgaggcaataCCTTTTTAAGATAATATGCAATACTTTCAAGTTTTCCCCATTGGGGTTTTTAAAGGAAAGTATACAAAGCATATTCATTGTTCTCTAAACTCACCAATGATTTTTCTCCTTCTTCAAAGGTTTTTCTCATATGAGTTATCAAGagacaataatcattatatgttgcatcattttctccttattatttttTTCACTGGGTTTAAatgagttttagcaacatatctacATTTGGAGGAGACTTTAAAGATTATACAAGCatttctgaagatgaagatgatgagcaTTCTCAAGGGCGGCCATATATTAGGAAGGAGTCTATCAAGATGATGTAGATTCATCTAGTGAAGCatagattagggggagtgttaaggATTAATTAAATCCTAATAATCAATGCTTAGGTCGGTTGTTTAATTTAGCAACCGCGACTATGTAATTATCGCCTCTGTACATGGGTATAAATACCCTATTCTTCAGTCAATGCAGTTACTGTTCATCCATTcgttcctctctctctttttcttctttacACAAACTAACTAGCACAGCTTTGGTACAACTTTGTATTTTGTACTAAAGTTGTGACAGTTAATATTGGATCGAAGGGAGTAATAAATATGGTCAAGTCAAAGTTAAACCACATGAAAATATTTAGTTAGATTGACATTATGCCACAAAGGATCTTATTCTCGTTTTTTGCGCATAGAAATTTGAAAAAGAGGTCCTGGTGGATGTTAGAATTTATGTGTTTTTCCTCAAAACTGAGCTAAAAGGAAAAATTGCCTCCAGATTTTCCTTTTACACATTCCTTTAACCAAAACATGAATAGTATTATCATATGAAAAATTCATATTCCTACTATTTTCTCGACTTTTTCCTTGAATCAAAGGAGCCTCAAGTGTGCACGAAGATAGAAGGTGGCAGATtgcagatttttttaaaaaaacttgccCTATTGATCAGTATGTTTTCCATTTTGTACCCTAATTTGAGTATTGAGTTGAATGTGACTGGCGTGGCCCGCTCCTCGTGTTGATTTGGATGTGATGTCTCCGGCGATTGCCGCTACCGCACCTCCTCTAGAGCGCCTCCACCACCACCCTCATCTGAGAAATTGCGATCTTGAAGCCGGGTGTGTAACCTAATTTCCTCCGCAGTCTTAGGCTTCAGTGGCATTTACCATGCGCTTTTGGGATCCGAGACTCTTGAGTACATTGAAAGCTTCGGGTCACTAGTGACGCTTTGAGCTAGTTGCTAACAATCGAATTGATCACTAGCCAGTTAGTTTGAGGTAAACAAGGCTGCCTTGGGAGAAAACATTTTGAGAGGCGCACACAACATGAAAATGCCCATTGTAATGGGGTACAAAGTGGAAAAAAATAATGCTAAATGGGTTATAAAGTGGTCAAGGTTTTGAAATGTGGTTACCTCTTGTCATCTTTGGACACTTAGAGGGTAACAAAGTGGAGTTTACTTGAAGATTTTTTTTAATGGACATGAATATGACAAAGGACTTGCCATATTGTATCTGATACAGCTACCTACGAGATACAACACAGTGATACAAAAATCATCTATTATACGGTTGCCAAGTAGAATCTTGCTTGCCTGTTTCACATCGGTGCCATGATCGCGCCTCTCTGTGAAACCAACACTATAACTAGCTACAATATACTCACCAATTTTTTACCCGAGTTACCCCGAGAGGTCCAAGACATGTGAAATTTCATGGCAGAACAAATGGCATGATTTTGTTTTTCAAATATGGCTTCCCCTATTTCACGTTAGTGACATCATGGAACAAGCAATTTGTTGGGTTTAGGCCCACATCGATTGCTTGAAGTAAGTAGGGCATAAATATGTATGAGGGTACCTACCAGGCTAGATTTTTCTTGGGAGAGGATGTGTGGAAGGAGCCTCTTATAAGCTTGTCTAGCATCCATTGAGCCTAGTTGGTGGGCCGAGACTCCTGTGTAGTTGCCACACGATGCATTTGGGCTAAAAATGCTCGTTGACAGTTATGAGATTGTGTAGAAAGTTGCACCAGAGCCAGTCCCCTTGCAACAAATCATGTTTAACCCGTTGGTGGTCGGTTATGGTTGCTGGGCTAGGAATGCCAGTGTTATCAGGCCCATGCGATCAATGTGTGTGGGGAGCTTGTATTGCTCTCCGGGTAGGCCTAGTTGGTGGATCGAGATGCTCGTGTAGTGAAACTATGGCATATGTGTGTTGAAAGCATTGGTCAACGGACCCCAATACCACACTCAAtcaaaaaataagagagaaaatcaCATTCAATACACTATTTGAAAGAACACGATAAAAGGCAGATTCAGTTACCTTTATGGGATGAAAACCCAATGGCACCTCCAATATTTTACAATCAGACATAACATGTTACATGAGCACATGCGAAAGCATCCAAGAAAAAAGAAGAACATAGAGTACACAAGCACCACTCCACCACATAAAAAAAATCAAGGCACATGCATTTACCCTCCAGCCATGTAGCTAAAGAAGTGTGAACAAGGATGGCGACTGTTGGAATCTACTATCTACAGACGTGAAGTTATTGTTGCATTAGGGGGGGCATAGCTATATTGGTACCACCATTGATGGCTTATAGCATACACTCATGGTGAAGACCTTACCTATAATTCAAGAAGGAACAAGCATGAAAAAATAATCACAAAAGGCGACTTGATGACCTTGTGATCAAATAAAGCATAATCATTGCATTTACAAATGGTCTAACACAACACATAAACACCAAAGGTAAAAAGGTTTTGTCATCTCATAGAAAGGAACAAATATACACATAATGTTGCTATAAGGAGACATGGATCACTCGGGTATCGAACACATGCTCCTACAAGTACCAAAACAACCTTGGCAACAACACATGTTTTGCAGACTTGCTAATATCTCTTCACCATATATTGTAGCAAGCATAGCTTGCTGGACTAGTGACCAAATACATGTTACAGTCTAGGGACAAGCTAATTCCGATGGGAACCTCAGGCAAAGATACCCTAACTACTAAAGACACAATGTTGTCCCATTGAACTTTTTTAGACCCACTGAAGATCAAAAAAGTTGCCTCCCATCCAATAGTCTTCCCGAATAAAGAGCAGTATCACAAGATCCCATTGTTATTTCCTCCGGACTAAATCAGCCTCAATAATCTTCAAAATGGGCTATCAGCAAGGTTGATAGGTTTTGCACCAAAGAATTTGTAAAGTGGAAAATATTTAGCTCTAACTATTTGCCACCACATGGTCAAGCGTCCACGCATACGAAACTCACATTAAATTGATGAATAGACCTAAGTACAAGACACCTTTATACTTAGGTTTGCGATCCTTTGTAATCTCATCAAATGATGTCTCTTCTTAGCCCCACCCACTTGTGACAAGAATTTTCTCCTAGAATTTTCGAGGGTCTCTAATATTGTTAGGCATGCAGAATATACCTAGACATAAAGCACATGGGAATACTATACAAACATGACTTAATAAGCACCATCTTACCACCATTAATACAAGGAATTCACTCTCAAAGCCTCTAGCCTATTATATACCTTTTCACATAAAGAGTTCCATCATTTTGCCAAGAACCTATAAAGCTGCTACTAGAGACTAATCTAACAActgccacctccacctccacctctgaTCTCATGTCCCAGCTGCCGCCACCTcctacctccccatcctttctttcccTCGCTACTTGTAGGGACTAGTGGTTGAGCTAAGCCCTGACAATAGTCGATGAAGGTGGCCGCAGGAAGGTCTCCTCTCCGGTAGCCTTCTATAGTGAGATGCAATGTATGGACATCAACTGAGGTAGAGGGTATGGTTCTGGGGCGATGGCAGTGGGATTTCAAGCCTAGCTAGCGCTTTGTGGTGGCGAGACACTAGTGGCCGTGAACCCATCTGCAGGCACACATGTGGCAGTGGTGGCGCAATGGTCCTGCACTACTAGGAGATTGTCGCGAAGAATCGAAGGGGACTGGATCTTCAAATTCGGCGGCAATGACAAGTATGTTTTGTCGACCAATTGCAAGTACAATGAGGGTTTGCTGGAGCATCTCGAATTGGCATTTCTATAGTACTGGTGACCTTCTTCCCTTGTTGATCCCCGTCGCATGTGCGACGATGATCTTCGTTATCGAAGCCTTTGATCACGAATGACTTTTATCGCGGCTCGACTGCTTGCTTGTGTGTGCATGGTATTTACTTGACTGCATCTCACATCACAACCATACTACGCATATAGCTAATGGGATCATGGAAAGTGGTGGCGGCAACACGTGATTGGCTTTGATTTGTGGTGCTTCTCGAGTACCCGATCTCGAACTTCATGGTGAAAACCCTAGGTCTAACCCTAGTTGGTTATATCCGACAAtaatgttttttttttgcattattGCCTTTTTGAaagcattgctcggatatgctcaaacttgctcttcagggtgaaaacctagaatcTGGCCTTCGTTGATTGAATCCGCCAATGGTGACGCTTGAGCGTCATCCCCTTCCTGAAAGCGTTGATTGTGGAGAACTTTTCCCCTTCTCTTTCTTATGTCAAGAGATGGTTGGTGCACATATGATCGTTGTTGTAGTTTCTCAATCGTTGTTTTGATTGATTTGGGTTATtctcttctcctttttttcattAGGCATACTATTGGTTTTGTATGACTTTGCTCTTTGCTCGCGTGTTTCTTTTTGTATGCACGTtcatgttggctgtgtgcatcttttTCTGACAActggttgtgtgcatcctgattGTGCAGAAACCAGGAATGTGCGCATTGAGTTTGTATCCCCCTAATGTTTCATTTCAAGCCAATAAAATCCACTCTTTATCGATATAAAAAGTTATAAAGCCAGTGTGCCAACAACTCATAAAATTTATCCAAAGCTCACACACACCGTCTCATAGATGTAAAAGAATGGTACGTTTCAGAAATTGCTAATGGTGCTCGAGAGCTTCATGCAGGATGCAGCCCATAATTTGtaattttcaaaaaataaaattttagttttataaaattctgaaaaaatacacaCGTATGATGTATAATattccctctgttcacaaatattgTAAGGCAACCTCACCATTATGAggcaatgcaaaaaaaaaaaaaaccctcACTATTATGAGTCACGTGTGCAGCCAAACCAGCAATCAGGTCGTGCTTTATGATATGGGCCATGCCATCCTGTAACTTTGGAAATGGAGGCCATGTGTGACACGACACGATTGCATGATTGGATCAAGGAAGGGAACAGTACTGCTACTAGTTGGATCATGCAGACTGCCATAATCGGGCACCTGATTTATCTGCAACTCTGGTCATCGCAAGTCGCAACAGGACAAGTAACACCAATCATAGCATGCATGCATGTGATCTTGAACTAAGAGGGTGTTTGGATCACTAGAGACTAGAGACTAGTAGTAGTCACTTTTAGTCAGTAAACCTCCAAACACCCCTGACTAGTGGGTGACTAAAACTAGtttaggcccagttcttttgggTAATTCTTCCagaattgaccccctccccagcttctcccagaattgccacttgatatttttttacaattcctagctaattagaccttaactagctAGGAGTTGTAAAAAAAGATGAAGTGGCAATTCTGGGggaagctggggagggggtcaattctgggagaattgcccaaaagaactggcccttagtcCCTAGTCACCCCACCCTCAACTTTTACTGACTAGAGACTAGTAGTAGTCACCTTTAGTCAGTAAACCTCCAAACACCCCTGACTTTTACTGACTAAAATCCCGCTCTCTCTCCTCTAATTGGTGTTGCACAAAAGACATTTAATACCGAGACATTTAATGCTGACTAGTAGTAGTCACCTTCCAAACAGGGCCTGACTAAAAACTTTTAGTCTGACTACTACTAGTCACATGACTAGAGAGTATCCAAACACCCTCTAAAACTACCACAGTTATTTTAGATTGGAGGGAGTACTGTAGAAGAAAGGAAATTAAGGAGAGGAGATAGGTCATGAGGAATACATAACTGATTGAGCACTAATCACTCCTGGTGCAGGTGGAGTTAAGAACTATACATCAGTCGATTCGTAGAAGAATAACAAATCCGGCTCTTTTTGTCTGCTGTGTACATTTTTTCATGTGCAGCACGAAGGTCCACGTAACGGTTATTTTTAGTTGGGGACGACAGGTACGTTTTAAGTTTGTGAAACTGGAGGCGGACGCTCTGCCGTTGCTTCAGATAGCTACTAGTCGTGCACAAGATCTAGTTTATTCCGAATTTGTTTCCGCGCACCGTTGAAAAACTCTCCTCCACACTAACACGGCGCCATGCATGTATGGAATCGATCATGCACCCGTCGCCACTGTCCATATCACGGCTGGCAACACTCCGGAAAATATTTGTTTCTTTGTCCATCTTCAGGGTGGCGTGCATGCATGTACTCCCTCGGTAaagatctaaacgcttttatatttctttaccgtGGGAGTACTACATAATCGTAATATTATCAAGGGGGGCAAATTATCAAAGCGGGAAGACCAACAATTTGTTTCGGAAATCGAATGATCATATGTACTTATGAAGAGTCGTACGGTGGCCGGCCAATCCTAGCGGGAGCGCTAGCTTGCTGGCCTTGGCAGATTTTTACCGGGACACGCGTCGGCCCGTGCGCGTTTTCCTGCAACTGAAAGCGGAACACGTAGGGAGAAAAAACAAAATGGGCATCGAAGAGAGTAGAAATTACTGGAAGAGTAGTAGAGTACGTACAGTGATGTTCAGCTAATCCTAAGCCGCTTGTTCAGACGCGCTGGTGCGCAGTGCGCGGCCAGGGAGACGTACCCAGCGTCGCCGACTGCCATTCGTGCTCCATCCACGTGGTCAATCGCCGGACTCCGGCGCGTCCACGTCAGACGGTCAGGTCAGTGGCAATCGACGCCGTACGTCCGGTAAGACAGTAACTACTACAGCGCAACAGCAAAGAAAGAAATCGGTCGGCCCTTTGCTCTTCCTCTCTCTCACCCAGCTCGCCTATAAAGCAGACCCGGGCGCCACAAACAGAatcagagacagagagagagagggtgtgtgtgctGGAGCTTGCTTGATTAATTCTTCGGCCGCCCCTCCAAGAGCAGACCAGCTGATCGGCAGAGGCAGAGATTTCTCTCGGCCAGCACTACAATCTTTACACTCCAAGCTAGAGAGCTCGCGCGCTAATTAAGCAAGCAGCATGTCGTACCCCTGccttcgccgcgccgccgtgccggtAAAGCGGGTCTGGCTCGGCCTCCGCGGGCGCCTCGGCCTCCGTCGATCCACCGGTGAGTCTCATCCTCATCCTTCTCCTACCTCTCCTGTCTCTTATCATCGTGGACGATGGAGCTGACGAGTGGTGCTTCATCCATGAGTTGCAGGTCTTGGCGAGCTTCGCAGGGAGGTCCGAACGTGCGAGTACGACGATGTGCACGTCATGTGGGAGCTGCTCAGCGGCATGGACGGCAGCGCGCCGCGCAAGTACGTGCacgtagccgccaccgccgccatggttGACGCCGCCGCCCGGAAGAAGCTGAGGGGGAGGAGGCGGGCGAGGAGGGCCGATGCCGAATCCGCCGCGTGGAGCCGCCTCTTCTCCTCCTGCTGCGCCTTCTGATCTCTCGCCTGACGGCCGGGTTTCGAAAGGATGTTTTCGAGATCGATGATTCCTCTCTCTTCGCTCTTGACCGCGTGCAGCTATGATATGAAGCAGCAAACGTGTGCGGAGACGGAGGGAGAAGTGATGACCCAGTGTCGATTCGCGTCTACGTAGTACGGAGTATGTACGTATTGCGAGCTGTAAATACAGGCGGCTCTGCTTCCATTttgatgtagtaaaccgatccaTGTAAAAGAGTTTACCATCATCACCACCCAGGGACAGTTTTGTTCGTCTGCTAGCACAATAAGTACATGCTAGTAATTTGCTTGTCCATTTGAAAGTTCGATTGGTATTGttaaaaagcaaaaaaacaaaaacaaatctgCTTATTTCGTATTCTGCGTCGCTTAGTTGCGGGTGCCATCGTAAGAAACAAACGCCTCGTTGACAAATACCATCCGATAATGTATTTTGGATATTTAGCCAGGTGTGAAAATCGATGAAACGGACCCTTTTCTAACACTTCAACACAAAATGATCCGGATCTGAAAATATTTCACAAACTGATCCTTTTTCACATGACGTCCGGGCTGGGTATGTCTGCAGAAAATATAATCTCCATATAGTGTTTTTGGTTCGCTGGTCCTCAAGATTTTTTTTAACCACATGTTAGTACGATAAAATGGGTTAGTTTTTTTTCTCTAGTTACTACATAAACGGTTTAAATTGTACTTCAACTCTTTGTAGCTTTTGTTGCCTCATCTTATTCTACGAGTTGTTTGGTGAAAAAACTATAATATTACCGAACTGAAATAAACCATACATGAACTGAAATTGTCTGGGTTTTTGGATAGGCATCCGGGATGCAACTAGCTAGGATGGGGCGTAGAGCCAATGTCAACCGGAGTGGTGTGTGGATAGCTCGGCACATATGGCTGCAACGCAATAGGAGTTTTTTTATCAATAATTCTCAACACCACAAAGATGGCTAGGCGGGCAACATTAAACTCCCCTTTCAAGACACGAGCATTCAAGCAAAGAGTGTGACGAGTAATTGTATGAACCTTTTGGCGGAGATTCGCTTGAAAGCCACATATGACGTTCCTAACATAATCTGTATTTGACCATATCTTGTCTCTTAACGAATAGAACGCAAAGCTCATGCGTGTTTTTGAAGAAAAACACAACAACACACAGGACCTGTGTCAGAATTGAACATAGCAGAGTCAAAGGCGAGGAAGGTGGGGCCTGATGGGAGGCCGAGGCAAAGAGATTGGGAAGAGCACAAAACCGGTCGAAAGCGGATGTGGATCGTAATACCAGTCGGAGGCTAAGGCAAAGAGGTCGAAAACGGGTCAAGCGACACAGAGGTGTAATTGCAATTTGGATGAAAAATGAGGAAAATTATGGACATTTTCTAGGTACAGGGGTATATGACCTAACCAGAAGATCGGGAAGCACCTTTTCCCCTTGTTTTTTTTTTGCTATGAAGGAGGAAAGATGTGGGCTTAGAAAATAAGCTAGGCAAAAGTTATACTGGTTATTTTTAGCTTATGCTTATTTTCACTTAAGAAGCTCCGAAAATAACTGATCAAATATAAGACAATCTGCTAAAGGCTGGTGCTATACTTTAGTTTTCATGGTGGAGTGCTCTAAAGTTTAGTAGGTATCCTAATCAAGACAAGACAAAAAGGAAGGGGAgggagcaagagagagagagaagacaaaaaggaaggggagggagcacaagagagagagagggagagagagagagagaggatattATGTATGCGGACGGGATGGATGGAGTGGCTGCCGACCATGCACAATCGGGAAGTGGATGCGGATACAGCTGAATTCGACATCTTTGCACGCTTGAAATGATTGAATTTGTGAATTGGAAATGGCCTAGGCGAGTAGGCGACGTGTGTTACGTGCTACCCTGCATCTCTAGCTGGATGATATTTTAGATATTTATTTAATCATGTACTAGTATATGTATAATACACGCTTGCTACGTGACAACACATCTTGGTCCGACAAGACGTACGCGGAAGCCCTGTGTCTCCCGTTTCACACtgaggtgcatgcatgcatgcatacatggCAGAGGTGAGAGGTCAATAATACTACATGTGGATTTGATTTTAGCACGGTACGGCTACGGTATGTCTCGCACACTTACATGAAAGGTAAATGGGAGATGGTCCATGGGTAATACTAATATATATCTGCACGTGGAGCTGTCTCTGAAAATTATTGACCTCTGCGCGTGTGTGTGACCCATCGATATCCTCATGAATTGGATTGGGTGGTAGCGTGACGTGTGGTGTGGTACGGGAATGCTACCCTGCATCGCTGGTTGGTTATGCTGGTGATCTGTTGCCTCACACGCGTGATAATGCGACGTGAGACGTCGACCAGGCGTGCGACAATACCTGCGCGCCAAAGACATACTAGTATATTTCAAACCGGCGCGTGACTGAAACATCTAACCGATTCAAAAAGAAAATTGCTGTCAAAATCGTTTTTTTTCTTTACAACACAAGGGAGCTCAAGATGCGCCATTCATTCAAAATAACTGCAGTTTACATGATTAATGGCATATCATGTTGTATTACATCTGGAATAATCTGTTCCAGGTAACAATGTCGTTTCTGGTGTTTAACACTATTACATGCTTTTGGTTTAGATGAAATTCCTGCAAATAGGCTTAGCTTTGCTGCTTCATGAGCCTCAGTGTTGTGATTTCTATTGACATGAAATACATGAACACACCTCGAGGTTTTGAGAGCATAAAAATCTGTTAGAAGACCTCTCATAATCTAGTGTACGGGCTGCAAGTTCGGCTCCCTTGCTGCTGCGGTCTTGGCCAATGTGAGATTATCTATTAAAATAGTAGCTTCCTGTATTCCCAACCTgttcaaaattgtactccctccgttccaaattactcgtcgcagaaatggatgtatctaaaactaaaatacatctagatacatccatacttgcgacaagtaattcggaacggagaaAGTAGCTTGTAACGcctacgatgcggctatatctcccacgtgtcgaagcacgacttagaggcataaccg
The window above is part of the Triticum aestivum cultivar Chinese Spring chromosome 2A, IWGSC CS RefSeq v2.1, whole genome shotgun sequence genome. Proteins encoded here:
- the LOC123185354 gene encoding uncharacterized protein, producing the protein MSYPCLRRAAVPVKRVWLGLRGRLGLRRSTGLGELRREVRTCEYDDVHVMWELLSGMDGSAPRKYVHVAATAAMVDAAARKKLRGRRRARRADAESAAWSRLFSSCCAF